In Hemicordylus capensis ecotype Gifberg chromosome 13, rHemCap1.1.pri, whole genome shotgun sequence, a single window of DNA contains:
- the LOC128336652 gene encoding urotensin-2 receptor-like translates to MQGRCSANELWPCLDWVQSADIMERDQCTLPPCQLKNSSSLANITAEVLSSASDGLVTSFLGCFLAAMCLIGMVGNIYTLVIVNLSVRLTGSMYVYIVNLALADLLYLSTIPFVVCTYFVKDWYFGDVGCRVLFSLDLLTMHASIFILTVMSTERYRAVVKPLDTIRRPRDYRRAVVCAIWLVSFLLALPTMILIDLQTSNQGGVVKRMCRPTWQMEGYKIYLTVLFGTSILAPGVVVCSLYVKLVRTYWRSQVSTFGPGDTKQRCPRQKVLYMIFCIILTYWICFIPFWLWQLLSVYHRQPSNLKSHTVVCINFLVTCLAYSNSCINPFLYTLLSKNYKEYLKSQPRNGLSLSKIKPRRGSSRRSVLSGSHVHTESVAIAQMEGINDEDIFVL, encoded by the coding sequence atgcaaggcagatgctctgccaatgagctatggcctTGTCTTGATTGGGTGCAGAGTGCAGACATCATGGAGCGGGACCAATGCACCCTCCCGCCCTGCCAACTTAAGAACAGTAGCAGTCTCGCCAATATCACTGCCGAGGTCCTCAGCAGCGCCAGTGACGGCTTGGTGACATCCTTCCTGGGGTGCTTCTTGGCCGCGATGTGCCTCATCGGGATGGTGGGGAATATCTACACCCTGGTGATAGTCAACCTCTCTGTAAGACTTACCGGCTCGATGTACGTTTACATCGTCAACCTGGCTTTGGCCGATCTCTTGTATCTTTCCACCATCCCTTTTGTCGTTTGCACCTACTTTGTGAAAGACTGGTACTTTGGCGACGTGGGGTGCAGGGTCCTCTTCAGCCTGGACCTCCTCACCATGCATGCCAGCATCTTCATCCTCACGGTCATGAGCACCGAGAGGTACCGGGCCGTCGTGAAGCCTTTGGACACCATCCGGAGGCCCAGGGATTATCGGAGGGCCGTGGTCTGCGCCATCTGGCTGGTCTCCTTCCTCCTGGCTCTGCCCACCATGATCCTCATCGACCTGCAGACGAGCAACCAGGGTGGGGTAGTCAAGCGGATGTGCCGCCCCACCTGGCAGATGGAGGGCTACAAGATCTACCTCACCGTGCTCTTTGGCACCAGCATCCTGGCCCCGGGTGTCGTCGTCTGCTCTTTGTACGTCAAGCTGGTGAGGACCTATTGGAGGTCTCAGGTGTCCACCTTCGGCCCCGGAGACACGAAGCAGCGGTGCCCTAGGCAGAAAGTCCTGTACATGATATTCTGCATCATCCTCACTTACTGGATCTGCTTCATCCCCTTCTGGCTCTGGCAGCTTCTCAGCGTCTACCACCGCCAACCGAGCAACCTCAAGAGTCACACTGTCGTTTGCATCAATTTCCTGGTGACCTGCCTGGCTTACAGCAACAGCTGCATCAACCCTTTCCTCTACACATTGCTGTCCAAGAACTACAAGGAGTACTTGAAAAGCCAGCCGAGGAATGGGCTCAGCCTCTCCAAAATCAAGCCCAGGAGAGGTTCCTCGAGGCGATCTGTGCTGTCTGGCAGCCACGTGCACACCGAGAGTGTGGCAATTGCTCAGATGGAGGGCATCAACGACGAGGACATCTTTGTCTTGTGA